From the genome of Nymphalis io chromosome 26, ilAglIoxx1.1, whole genome shotgun sequence:
ttatactatttactttattgtaacTCACCGCTAGATGGTTCACATCAACATATACCGTTCAACCAATTGACAATTGATATAGGATAACACACACGGATAACGTCTGCCGGGTTTGGCTAGTCTATACAAAAATGAAAGCTTGTTTTCCACGTATTGTAATCTTTCTAACGTAGTTGATCGGACTGAGTTGAAACTATGCCCGGTTGTGGGTGGCACCCGTGTGAAGGCTTGTGGCAGTAAaaaccaattatttattttttataaacaaagtataaaaaaaaatggggCAAACGACGACGCAGAGCGAAGCAACATGGCATAAGAGAGGTGACATGCCGTTTGCAGTCACGCTTAAACCCATGAGCAGAGTAATAACACGAGTGAAACCACGCGGAGaagctaaatttatatataaggcaTATGAATCTACCAATCCGCCAAGCAATCCGCAGCCCACATAGGTCTAATGGCTGTACGGCCTGTGTTGTGTCTGGGTCTCAATTTATAGTGGTCgattattctaaaattattcAGCTAGGTACTTAAGTAATGTACATACATCGCTTATCTCGAAAGTAAGTGTCATGTGAACTTATTACAGCGATTCTACATTAGAGATTACTTAAGGGCACGCGTTGAAACCTATttgatacatttaaaaacattttcacttTGGTGGaaatatttggaaaaaaaattatgagggGAATTATCTCTGAGTCAAAAAATATTCTATGACGTCACTTTCTTATATACTACAAGTTGCTTTGCGCGGTTTCACTAACGCGTATAATATTACTCCTTGCTATATCCTTGCTATAAAATGatcattaattgttattaaaattggtTTCCTGGTGGAATCTGAGGTTAGCGCAttcaaacaaacacacaaactttatataataacataatgtacatgtataaaaattttCCTGTCTCTTAGATCAACGAACACGATTGAACATAGAAATTTATAGCCGTACTTGCGACttgcaaaaacaaaataattttgtaatatcgatAAAAAAGCACGCATGTAAATACTTCGAtaactttcatatttttaaaatatgtaactaGTAATCAAAtgttaatgtgtttttaatgaAGCTGAAAAAAATGGATTAAAATACGATtactagtaaaattttattcaccCTAGCAAAATGTATCATTCAAGGATtaaggtttaaaaaaattatttcccataaaaacataattgtaaacacttgaattaaaatttacaataagaCATAAACTTAAAAGGGACTGatgcaaaatcaaaattattacaattaaaaaaaaaataattaagatatatatttgagtttattaaaaaaagaggcAATTAAGATAAAGAATGTCTAATTACACTTACAAAACAAAAGGAGATAAAAAACAAGGAACAAATATGTGCTTAAATAatgtgataatattaataatacattcaagttattgtatatgtaattagaatctatatatcatataatatattttatcaatgtttCATTCTTAAAAGTTTTTGTATCTgtatcgtaaaataaataaaaagtgatgTGTGCCCAGCCTAAAGGGCGCTGTGATGGCGTCCACTTTCGATGCGTTTTTTTTTCTCACCGCACCACTTTTACTTTCGTGGTATGCGATACATTCGCTATTTCCTACGAGCCGAGCGtttgaaattattcttattaaattatggcTTAGGAAACTGACCGTTTGTTATAAGCTGAGTTTcctgtatatatttaatgtgatttattcgataatatgatattaaatacttgaaagatatgttttttaaattattgttcacAAAAAATCACTTCCGACAAATAATTATCTACAATTATGTTATCGCTGAGttgttatgaattattataacttttaatgttttgtaataatttgagTCGACGCAGTTTGTATTCCTGAAaactctttaataaataaaaaaaaatatataaaaaaaatcaactttatcaatttagattttttttttaaatatttaaatatgttatttaaaaacgtttttaaatgaAGGATTAAtagttaagtattatataatataataaattaaataagctaTTCAATAGTGATTTTAACCAGCGACATCCAGTTAAGAGGCCCATTTTCTTCCCACTGCGCCCTAACGGCTCATATAATAACCGATAATActtacaaaataacaaattaataaatatcattatatatatatatatatatatatatatatatatatatatatatatatatatatatatatatatatatatcaacagccaatcattgtccactgctgaacacctctcccaaggtgcgccaaagctccctgtgcTCCGCCCTCCGCATCCAGTtggatttaataaatactatatactaaTTGTTCATTTTACCTTATCTTTAACttgtaaacattaaattatgcaATACTAAGGCTCAGAATGCGTTGCTATctcatgaattataaaaaaatatataattcaaaatgatTTACTCGCCacaatttttcttttcattgaTAGAAATGACGTTAGCAGAtcgtggtagggctatgtgcaagctcgtctgagcaatttatcagatattctaccgcaaaacagcagtgcttggtatttttgtgttccggtttaaagggtgagggagccagtgtaattacaggcacaaacgacataaataaataaacaaataaataaataaacatcttagttcccaaggttggtggcgcattggcgataaaagcgatggttaacatttctttcaatgccaatatctatgggcggtcttgaccacttaccattaggtggcctatttgctcgtctACCTACATATTCAATAAAAGAGAATAGTTCAAAATGCAATATACATAGGTatgttgtaagaaataaaaaataaagttactgGCCACAACTAGTTCCAAAATTACACGTGTTATATTTGCGCTGTGATGTAACAGACATTCAACTTTAAATGATCTCTGAATGAAACATTACTAGATAATAGTCAATTTAAGATTtcgtaatacaattttttatgttttgtaataattctTTAACTTACAGGTGATTCGCACAAGACGTTTATTTCGTGGCTTTGCCTACTCGCGTAAAAAAAACGTACCTTTTTTTCTAGTTCATTTTTTAGAATTGTCATCCAATCCtgagttatttaaaatttcaagtttcgaAATCTTCAGGAAGTTATTAGAAATCAATTTCAAATTTCTACCTTCGCAGATATGGCCCAAAGCGAGTTAATAAAAACGCGGTAAAAATCTATGCATCGATAGTTGGACAAGTCATTgccttttatatacatagatatataatattatacgtaaattggattattatatattcaaatgctGGCATATACTGTTGACGAACAGTTAAAAAACCACGATAGTTTAGTATTTCtttattcatttcaatatataaattgtactaaatttaatagaaaaaaatgtattaaaatttcgaTATGGTAGTATTTATGAGTAGCgtatttttaaagcattgtgaatattttttaagtttttttaatattattcgtaCAAATCTTATTACTAAACAAAAGGgactgataataattaaattgacaaaTTAACCTTTTAATCAGGATTTAATCTAAggtattgaattataattccTTAAATCGAATTTTACTGATACGTCTGAAAACTTATCTAAACTGGTATATAATGACTATTATGCAATCTTCTTGTATAATAGATTGAAATTATGCAAGATTTTATCTTCTATTctatacgtataataaaaatgtaagtgatcgctgtctgtacgtggaagatattttagtaaaactattatcgcgGGCCTTTaccaacgcaatagaacccaaatcaatgattgttagaatttttgtctacCTGTGCGTATGTGCACGGTAATCTTAGAAACGGTTTAGCGGATTTGGCTGCGGTTTAttttagctacctataaatgatagactgtaaaatgatgataattgaaagtttataggaacaaaacaaagttaaaaaatggacagtttcaaagatttagataCTTCCAATGTAacctcagatctatatgatcaataatattaaatagggttcagcttatacTGGCATACGACAGTTATCGAGCGCACGCGTAgatatatgtctatcttttaaggtcgACGCACTgtaaccttttgtatggtaatcaatttgttctaaaataatgcattaattacaaaatcgattttataaacatggcgttaattattatgaaagatatcgagataaacCATAgatagtttttagtactttttatagttttgacatatttcaacaagTACCTAGTTGAGTagattgtttgaaaatactcatatatACAGAGGTATTTGTTTtcagtttgtaaataactttgtgtgtgtgtgtgtgtgaactTAATGTtaataggttaggtaggtatttttttcgttcgtcacggtagcatgcgaaagcgatcccgtggcgctcctcgtcaagacggaaagggtaccgctggttttttactgggaattccgatgttcggggcgtactcggcgccttggataccagcgagccccacataccccccactatTCCCGCAGgtgaaacgcgtaacgcgtgccgcatatatttttttttttatggttttgttaaatttacacTTTTCCGTTAGTTTGACAAGCTTAGTAAagctttaaatgtataaaaatatataatagttaatgtacaaatcgtgaccgcgtggaatggtggcaagaatgctagtagcatttcccctttgaatcgcaattccgattttctggacgaaaaatgaaccagttcGTCGGTAAATTGATAATAAGTTAAGGTAATTGATAAtaacttgacggtgaaggaaaataccgtgaggaaaccagcatttgtataatttcattgaaattatgccacatgtgtattctatcaaccagcattggagcagcgtggtggaataagtcccaaaccttctcctcaaaagggagaggaggccttagcccagcagtgggacattcacaggctgttactgttacatacttatttaaaaaaaaaaacagatttacgttttagttttaaaggaCTGAATTGCTTGTTGTAATgatatcgtttgcagtcacaataaataaagcacagggaaagacattcaagtatgtcggaatagatttaagggaatggtGTTTGAGAAAAACTAGATCCTGCCCtgtctagatccgggtgcgataaccattaaatactttatccagaatattatttaatactttataaagtatttcGTTAATCCaatgaaaattaaactaaaaatgttgtatatattgaaatattataaatctgctCTTATGGCtagttgtttataaatatacaagtctacagataaaaatattacctattGGATGTCGATAGTAAAATAAGTAagctgtttttaattattaacaaaattataatagtgaAAGTTTGTCTCCATTTTTTTTACGTTCCGATAATCtctttaagataaataatattaatacactgCCTATATTTATACGATTATCTTTGAATTGTTATGAGTGATTTTTGATTAATTTCCTCTTGGCCGACTTCGGTCACCGCgtccattatttaaaaattttaaattagaaatacgctggagaatttttttttcgaactgtcctgttgctgttggcccaaatGGCTTCGACAGATTAACCGAGCAGGGGTCGAGTCTTTAAGATATTCAGCCGGATGCTGGAGATATAGCGTTTAAATGTGTACAGAAACAcacgtgcactctctattccgtcactctcataatccgatgggacggaaatccgTCGCCATCGGAGAAAGGCGCAGGACAACGGCATTACGTGCGTTCCGAAGAACGGAAGCGTTAGTACTGTCAAATTCCATAGTtcgttgtttaaatatttttttgacacAATCCAGGAACTCAGGATATACAATTGTAAGCAAGCCGGTAGATCAACCAggttgtttgtaaaatatacggttatctatatataaataatactaaactgataaacaaaatatgtatttgaatgtttttaCAGAACAGCCTCCCAGTTTCGAGGGCGCAGTGGGGCTGGCAGATGAGTCAAACGGGACCCGGCACTATCGGGCATTACTTCGTTAGATTACCAGAGGTTTCtttttaaacatacataaataaataacacttgaacatttgtatttgatttattattgcaCTTGCAATCTTGACTTTGTTCAAAAACCATATACATGCAACACATAGTAATACATATTATCTcagatataaaaatacacaatcaatattaaattaatttatttttagtcttaTTAAGCGTATCTTGTGTTTGGTGTGGCAACGCAAAGAGTCAGTGTACAACTTGCAACTTTTACGTTACTAAGGCTTACACTTATAATGGCTTCACATTggctatttatgtttaatatttcgatatcaacatttaacatttataatgatACTTTCAAGAGAGACAAGCTTGAAACTAAATCATAGAGGAAACCTACACGTGCCGTATGAAATTTTGTTACAAGTACTCGTATATCCAGCCTCTACGGGTGATTCAATTTTTTCTATCATATACTTTATCAGTACTGATTACTGCTTGAAAGTTGGGAGCATCTTGTAAGTTTTAGTACTTGttgtgattaaattttaatgtatttcagTCAGAACAACAAGTGCACTACGTAGCCGATGGCAGCGGCTACCACGGGACTGTCGCTGTTACAACCAGTGACCAGCAACATGTACATACCACCAACTTTGCACTGGGAGAGCGAGCTATTGAACTGAATTCTCAGgtttgtgaaatatttaatgcaagtatttaaaaataagcgaaTAAACAAATTGCTTTGTATAAAGTACAGAATATtagattaacattttttaaagataacttttttatatttataaaacggtatttatttttcaaagtaaAACTTTTCTCGGCacgataaaagtaaaatttccgTCATATTTGTGTGCAACGTTTTCATACGAAACGTTTGAGTAAAACGTTTTTAAGCCAAGCATTTCTACAAAGTTGTacgctatttttttttgttttatctgcAATACTgttagtaaaacaaaaacaataccataataaaaccaaaataaaaccatatcgtctaaatattttatttttttgttacaggtgccaaatacaaatcaaaatacaGCAAACAATGGAAGTCAATTAAACGGAAATAACCGTCAACAATTACAATCTCCCGTTGATATATATCTTCTTCAACAACAATACCCTATGCAAGGTCAAATTGTTCAAATAACGCCTAACACTCCACAAAACTTTTTACAATTCACATCCTTACCTAACTTTTACTATACCGCAAACACATCAcctaaacaaatttattacaatgaaaatatagATCACAGAGCAAATAACAAAGATAATTctcaaatttcaaatgaaaatacaataaataaatcgataGATGAAGCGAATGATGAAATTATAGAAACTAAAGAAAACGGACCAGTTGTACGCGTCTTTAAAGATCACAACTGTCCAAACGATGATAATAAAGAAACACATGTGAGTAAATTACAAAAGACATCAGATATAATTGCACACGTACCTACTTATAAGGAACATAACGTTCACAGTAATTTCGGAGTACGAGACAGACCAACATATCAACGTGATTCCAATTACAATGTAAATTCAAACGATAGGAGTCAAAGGTTCTATTACTCTACTGAAATAAGCCATCCCACGACAGACAAACCTATTTCTTATACAGCACATGAAGGTATTTCGAGGTTAGTAGCTTCGACACAGGATTTGATATCAAATGAAGATCTTTTAAGAATAAATCACGCAGCCGAAAGAACAGTTAATAGTCATTCTGATGATATCATAAAACCTAAACGTCGTACTAATTCAAGAACGTTAAACTTTAACTACTACCGCCCTGAAGAAAATCCTAGAAATAGAATAACAGTGTCAGCCAAGTATGGAAACATTGAAGAAAGCAAGTTAAACCAACCACAAATAGTTAGAGAACAAAATTTTCAAACGGAAACTAATGAATATAAGTTCGCTTCGCCAATCGTTGTTGACGATACCAATTATGGTAGTTATAAGCAGCGAATAGTGAACAATTTGATGTCAACAATGGTACCATATATCGAGAATGGCTACGAAATTATTGATGTCAGAAATAATATCGGTGAGAACAATACTTATTCCGAAGAGAATAAATCCGACGAAGATTTGGTTAATATAACGCCACGGCCAATAAGTCAAAAGTACTTAGCACCAATCACCGTTGCTTTAAGATTGTTTAACTCAAATGacactaatatatttaactcTGTTGATGATCATGAAACTTCTGATAGCGAATTCattgaaaataaagttaaaaatccCCGACAAGATAAAACGATTGTGGAAATACAAGAGTCAATACCTGTAGAAATTACTCATATAAATGAGGTGGAATATCATGAATATTTAGATGAAGGGAGAAGCAATCAAGAAAATCCATTGGGACTAGTAAAATCtttgtatcaaaaatatttagacTCATTGGACGCATCaagaaataatcaaaatacCTACCAAAATACCAATAGTCAACAAAATGATtacaatgaaaacaataatcaaGAATCTCAAGAACCTTCAGAATCTAGCGAGAATAAGCCAACCGAAGTTCAAGAACAAGCGAGTTCGGATAACAGAAATTCATATGCAAATTATTacaacacagataataaaatcattcaaccgatcattattGAAAAACAAGTACCGGTAACAACGTACGTAGACCGTTTTTTTGAAAAGAAAGTACCGTATCCAGAACCGGTTGAGGTTGTTAAGCAAGTGCCAGTAGATCGGCCGGTACCCGTGCCAGTGCATTATGAGACAATAGTTGAGAAACCAGTAGAAGTAACTAGATATGTTGACAAACCTTTCCCTGTTGAAGTTTTAAAACCCTATCCAGTTGAAGTCAGAGTGCCATATCCAGTGGAACACAAGGTTTATGTGGATCGTCCAGTACATGTTCCGTATCCAGTTGAGAAAGTTGTCGAAAAACAGTTAATCCATCATATACCTGTGCCAACTCCGATTGGGATTCCAGTCGGAATCCATGTTCCagttgaaaaaaaagtattatatccAGTAGCGGTTGAAACTCCAGTACCCGTTGCTATTCCAATTGAAAAACCTGTGCCGTATGAGAAAATTGTAGAAAAAGAGGTCCCAGTGCCCTATCCCGTGGAGAAAAAA
Proteins encoded in this window:
- the LOC126778380 gene encoding uncharacterized protein LOC126778380, producing the protein MWVPVLLACSIWGNALSQDNNANSLPVSRAQWGWQMSQTGPGTIGHYFVRLPESEQQVHYVADGSGYHGTVAVTTSDQQHVHTTNFALGERAIELNSQVPNTNQNTANNGSQLNGNNRQQLQSPVDIYLLQQQYPMQGQIVQITPNTPQNFLQFTSLPNFYYTANTSPKQIYYNENIDHRANNKDNSQISNENTINKSIDEANDEIIETKENGPVVRVFKDHNCPNDDNKETHVSKLQKTSDIIAHVPTYKEHNVHSNFGVRDRPTYQRDSNYNVNSNDRSQRFYYSTEISHPTTDKPISYTAHEGISRLVASTQDLISNEDLLRINHAAERTVNSHSDDIIKPKRRTNSRTLNFNYYRPEENPRNRITVSAKYGNIEESKLNQPQIVREQNFQTETNEYKFASPIVVDDTNYGSYKQRIVNNLMSTMVPYIENGYEIIDVRNNIGENNTYSEENKSDEDLVNITPRPISQKYLAPITVALRLFNSNDTNIFNSVDDHETSDSEFIENKVKNPRQDKTIVEIQESIPVEITHINEVEYHEYLDEGRSNQENPLGLVKSLYQKYLDSLDASRNNQNTYQNTNSQQNDYNENNNQESQEPSESSENKPTEVQEQASSDNRNSYANYYNTDNKIIQPIIIEKQVPVTTYVDRFFEKKVPYPEPVEVVKQVPVDRPVPVPVHYETIVEKPVEVTRYVDKPFPVEVLKPYPVEVRVPYPVEHKVYVDRPVHVPYPVEKVVEKQLIHHIPVPTPIGIPVGIHVPVEKKVLYPVAVETPVPVAIPIEKPVPYEKIVEKEVPVPYPVEKKVPYPVRHEVKVPVPYPVEKRVPYPVEKIVEKPVTVTKVVEKHIKVPVPHPVRVEVPRPYPVDRIVEKKVPYPVHVDRIVERKVPVQVPYPVKTVVEKIVEKPVVVTKYIDKPYPVEKRVPYPVEKIVERKVPYSVHVPVEVKVPYVVERNTQKPPEPYQFEKVEPTTLYSYGITQEALSNVANYLRHQQEQYKQPIPNYLKSNIDNFGTQQQAESQRNYQIQLANAQLLKNLQNATPVHSTHWSDQYASSYNYLNSTTDSKNPSRTNSRDNFKYYGPPPLKNYNNEWENNKDYSERIRRTDRTPKMTNLRIEYGGFKPPLIPSTEVDLDGVPINKKE